One genomic window of Desulfonatronum sp. SC1 includes the following:
- a CDS encoding lytic transglycosylase domain-containing protein — protein sequence MTLKIRHGIGYAALCGCLLIWTALIAAASPAADTLGEPKQVTLPMTLDYALLNAMVRNTFLEGGAVAGVDTEKTRKTLYYEQDGCQGVVVSAPRFREEGGVLLMETQVHLRYGRSMGRYCVLPLSFDGVLVMHQRPSISPEDWTLRFRPVKSEMRTPDGQSARLASLAWRLVEDYVLGALADVSVNLGPPKQQLQDFLPLMLADADRPQVLEMLNGLRPKDVLIQAQGLRLENVMTIFDELYQPEPEWLEPYLSHEELEQFIVAWEVWDAFLVHLITTLATRQLTDDEQMLLLDVLLRMRHEFAHHLEDPVGQADLVRVQFVEAWTWLGPLFRGHLLDADNESLLGYLAFFSASDALLALDKLGPTLGLEISRDGLIRLAWLLDEQETLLEYGPELLPELRRVLGLDRELDRGLDNGLGNEDSGRESTPPGSPWSRSLKFLQDHLAAFFIGTAQAEFPPAELEADLAQWIFRARDLETYMDRVTRVLRDRTGEVLDKTERPAGHRDFFHDLVLATAWQESCFRQFTTSGDRIMYIRSYNNTSVGIMQINERVWRGLYDQTRLRWDIAYNSQVGAEILDLYHSKYARPRMRKAPDAAWTLDLQAGMLYAMYNGGPGQLDRFLTRAQENNLFRSDRLFREKWDWVRQDALDKISICLIGP from the coding sequence ATGACGCTGAAAATTCGCCATGGAATCGGATATGCAGCCCTCTGCGGTTGCCTGCTGATCTGGACGGCGTTGATCGCCGCCGCCTCTCCGGCCGCCGACACCTTGGGCGAGCCCAAGCAGGTCACCCTGCCCATGACCCTCGACTATGCGCTGCTCAACGCCATGGTCCGGAACACGTTTCTGGAAGGGGGAGCCGTCGCGGGGGTGGATACGGAGAAAACACGCAAGACCTTATATTACGAGCAGGACGGCTGCCAGGGCGTCGTTGTTTCCGCTCCGCGCTTCCGGGAGGAAGGCGGCGTGTTGCTCATGGAAACGCAGGTTCATCTGCGCTACGGCCGGAGCATGGGCAGGTATTGCGTCCTGCCGCTGAGTTTCGACGGGGTGCTGGTCATGCATCAGCGCCCCTCGATCTCTCCCGAGGACTGGACCCTGCGTTTCAGACCGGTCAAATCCGAAATGCGCACCCCGGACGGTCAATCGGCCCGCTTGGCCTCCCTGGCATGGCGTTTGGTGGAGGACTACGTTCTGGGGGCATTGGCCGACGTCTCGGTGAACCTGGGCCCGCCCAAACAGCAGTTGCAAGACTTCCTTCCGCTGATGCTGGCGGACGCGGATCGGCCGCAAGTCCTTGAGATGCTGAACGGACTGCGTCCGAAAGACGTACTGATCCAGGCTCAAGGATTGCGCCTGGAGAACGTGATGACGATTTTCGACGAACTGTACCAGCCCGAACCGGAATGGCTGGAGCCATATCTGTCCCACGAGGAACTGGAACAGTTCATTGTCGCCTGGGAAGTCTGGGACGCTTTCCTGGTGCATCTGATCACGACCCTGGCGACCAGACAGCTTACGGACGACGAGCAAATGCTTCTGCTGGACGTTTTGCTGCGCATGCGCCATGAGTTCGCCCATCATCTCGAGGATCCCGTGGGTCAGGCCGACTTGGTCCGCGTCCAGTTCGTGGAGGCCTGGACCTGGCTCGGGCCGCTGTTTCGCGGCCACCTTCTGGATGCCGACAACGAATCCCTGCTGGGCTACCTGGCCTTTTTTTCGGCTTCCGACGCTCTCTTGGCCCTGGACAAGCTGGGTCCGACCCTGGGGCTGGAGATCAGCCGGGACGGGCTGATCCGTCTGGCCTGGCTGCTGGACGAGCAGGAGACCCTTTTGGAGTATGGCCCGGAATTGCTTCCGGAGTTGCGCCGCGTCTTAGGGTTGGACAGGGAGTTGGACAGGGGACTGGACAACGGGCTGGGCAACGAGGACTCCGGAAGGGAATCGACGCCGCCGGGTTCTCCGTGGTCCCGGAGCCTGAAATTTCTCCAGGACCATCTCGCGGCGTTTTTCATAGGCACCGCCCAGGCCGAGTTCCCTCCGGCCGAACTGGAGGCCGATCTTGCCCAGTGGATTTTCCGGGCGCGCGACCTGGAAACGTATATGGATCGAGTGACCAGGGTGCTCAGAGATCGCACAGGCGAGGTTCTGGACAAAACCGAACGGCCAGCCGGACACCGCGATTTTTTTCACGACCTGGTTCTGGCCACGGCTTGGCAGGAAAGCTGTTTCCGACAGTTCACGACATCCGGGGACCGAATCATGTACATCCGGTCCTACAACAACACCTCGGTGGGGATCATGCAGATCAACGAACGAGTCTGGCGCGGCCTCTACGACCAGACCCGTTTGCGCTGGGACATCGCCTACAACTCCCAGGTCGGGGCCGAAATCCTGGACCTCTACCACTCCAAATACGCCCGCCCCAGGATGCGCAAGGCTCCTGACGCGGCTTGGACCTTGGACCTCCAGGCCGGAATGCTCTACGCCATGTACAACGGAGGACCGGGACAGCTGGACCGATTTCTGACCCGCGCCCAAGAGAACAACCTGTTTCGCAGCGACCGCCTGTTCAGGGAAAAATGGGACTGGGTTCGCCAAGACGCCCTGGACAAGATTTCCATTTGCCTCATTGGCCCCTAA